In Nicotiana tabacum cultivar K326 chromosome 11, ASM71507v2, whole genome shotgun sequence, a single window of DNA contains:
- the LOC107801078 gene encoding protein transport protein SEC24 C-like, which translates to MAAPVGPRPGNIPPNYNPNALPDGMQNLQIHRPNRPPSNPSGSPRPSATPSGQQPPPFAGVPPESRPGPPPPGAFQRGPTQATLPPNLISRPSGPPVGQPTPPFASRPPPAGAVPPSVGGTAIRLPPSALPSAQGAHAGPPGPFAASASPLVPPSGVSSSASNGPPALGPGTMQNGPHFSPASNTMRPPAGAPPSAMLSSGTPSHPPRMRSPFGSPPASTTSVTAQPPPPFPGSAHNVPPPSGSFPFASPVPAMPPPMSAAYGMQTWHTQPHQVAPPSAVPASVQPPRMFGMMPPLSNQAEAAITPSMGYAGSALTGQSKIDSDNVPRPIPNSAVILHATRQGNQANPPPPATSDYIFRDNGNCSPRYMRCTINQIPCTVDLLTTSAMQLALLVQPFALPHPCEEPIEVVDFGQGGPVRCFRCKGYINPFVKFIDQGRRFTCNLCGYTNETPRDYHCNLGSDGRRRDADEKPELCRGTVEFVATKEYTLRDPMPVVYFFLIDVSMNAIQTGATAAACSAISQVISYLPEGPRTLVGIATFDSTIHFYNLKRALQQPLMLIVPDVQDVYIPLQSDVIVRLSECRQHLELLLENIPTLFEHNRTADSAFGAAVKASFLAMKSTGGKLLVFQSVLPSTGIGALSAREAEGRSNISAAEKEAHKLLQPADKTLKTMAVEFAEYQVCVDLFLTTQSYVDIASICVFPRTTGGNVYYYFPFSAISDTAKLYNDLRWNITRPQGFEAVMRVRCSQGLQVHEYFGNYSRRIPTDVDLPAIDCDKTIMVTLKHDDKLQDGSECSFQCALLYTTIYGQRRIRVSTLSLPCTTVLDNLFLSADLDTQFTCILKQVASEVATAPLPQIREHVTNHCINILHSYRKFCATVSSSSHLVLPEALKILPLYTLALVKSTGLRTDGLIDNRSFWINYVSPLSVPLAISWVHPRLIAIHKYNIEEGEESIIPPPIPLSKEQISDNGIYLLENGEDCLIYVGNSADPGVMRQLLGILSVEEVPAQFVLQQYDNPLSKKLNDIINDIRSQRRNYLRLKICRKGDSSGMLFFSNMVEDKTSLGLAYVDFLVHIHGQIKSKMA; encoded by the exons ATGGCAGCTCCAGTGGGACCTAGACCAGGGAATATACCACCCAATTACAATCCTAATGCACTTCCTGATGGAATGCAAAATTTGCAAATTCATAGACCCAATCGCCCGCCTTCAAACCCCAGTGGTAGTCCTAGGCCTAGTGCAACGCCTTCTGGGCAGCAGCCACCTCCTTTTGCTGGTGTGCCACCTGAGAGTCGTCCAGGACCTCCTCCACCTGGCGCATTCCAAAGGGGTCCTACACAAGCTACATTGCCTCCCAATTTAATTTCTAGACCATCTGGCCCTCCTGTGGGTCAACCTACACCACCCTTTGCATCTAGGCCACCTCCTGCTGGTGCAGTGCCTCCTTCTGTGGGTGGTACTGCCATTCGCCTGCCACCTAGTGCTTTGCCTTCTGCACAAGGTGCTCATGCTGGCCCACCAGGACCTTTTGCCGCTTCAGCAAGCCCTCTTGTGCCGCCTTCTGGTGTTTCTAGTTCAGCTAGTAATGGTCCACCTGCACTTGGTCCGGGGACAATGCAGAATGGACCACATTTTTCTCCGGCAAGCAATACAATGAGGCCACCAGCTGGAGCTCCTCCATCAGCAATGTTATCATCTGGAACTCCTTCTCACCCTCCAAGGATGCGTTCACCCTTTGGAAGTCCACCTGCCAGCACAACATCAGTTACTGCACAACCGCCACCTCCATTTCCGGGATCAGCTCACAATGTGCCACCTCCTTCAGGTTCCTTCCCCTTTGCATCACCAGTCCCAGCCATGCCTCCTCCTATGAGTGCTGCTTATGGAATGCAGACATGGCACACACAGCCTCATCAG GTTGCTCCACCTTCTGCTGTACCTGCTTCAGTGCAACCGCCTAGGATGTTTGGGATGATGCCGCCACTTTCAAATCAAGCAGAGGCTGCAATAACTCCTTCTATGGGTTATGCTGGATCTGCATTAACTGGGCAATCAAAAATTGATTCCGATAATGTCCCGCGCCCAATTCCAAATTCTGCAGTAATCCTGCACGCAACTCGTCAAGGCAACCAAGCCAACCCCCCTCCG CCTGCTACCAGTGACTACATCTTTAGGGATAATGGAAATTGCAGCCCACGGTACATGAGGTGTACTATTAATCAG ATTCCATGCACCGTTGACCTTTTGACGACCTCTGCAATGCAGTTGGCTTTGTTGGTCCAACCTTTTGCTCTTCCTCATCCGTGTGAAGAGCCCATTGAA GTTGTTGATTTTGGCCAAGGTGGTCCTGTTCGCTGCTTTCGTTGCAAAGGCTACATAAATCCTTTTGTGAAGTTCATTGATCAGGGAAGACGTTTCACTTGTAACTTATGTG GATATACCAATGAAACTCCACGTGATTATCACTGCAACTTAGGTTCAGATGGCAGGCGTAGAGATGCTGATGAAAAGCCAGAACTATGCCGAGGAACTGTTGAATTTGTAGCTACTAAGGAATATACG CTGCGCGATCCGATGCCTGTTGTATATTTCTTCCTTATTGATGTCTCCATGAACGCGATACAAACTGGTGCAACTGCAGCTGCTTGCAGTGCAATAAGCCAAGTTATTTCTTATCTTCCT GAAGGTCCTCGAACATTGGTTGGGATTGCTACATTTGACTCGACTATCCATTTTTACAATCTAAAACGAGCACTGCAGCAG CCATTGATGCTTATTGTCCCTGATGTCCAAGATGTTTACATTCCCCTTCAGAGCGATGTTATTGTGCGACTCTCAGAG TGTCGTCAACATCTAGAGCTTCTCCTAGAAAACATCCCAACATTGTTCGAACATAACAGGACTGCTGATTCAGCTTTTGGTGCTGCAGTCAAG GCTTCTTTCTTGGCAATGAAAAGCACCGGAGGGAAACTACTTGTATTTCAATCAG TCTTGCCTTCTACCGGTATTGGAGCCCTTTCTGCTAGAGAGGCTGAAGGAAGAAGCAACATATCAGCTGCTGAAAAG GAGGCTCATAAATTACTCCAACCGGCAGACAAAACCTTGAAGACTATGGCTGTCGAGTTTGCTGAGTATCAG GTCTGTGTTGATTTGTTTCTTACAACACAATCATATGTGGACATTGCCTCCATATGCGTCTTTCCTAGAACTACTGGAGGGAAT GTGTACTACTATTTCCCTTTCTCTGCtatttctgatactgccaagCTCTACAATGATCTTCGATGGAACATTACTAGGCCCCAAGGGTTTGAGGCTGTAATGCGTGTAAGATGCAGTCAG GGTCTTCAAGTTCACGAATACTTTGGAAATTATTCTAGACGAATTCCAACAGATGTTGATCTACCTGCG ATTGACTGTGACAAAACTATAATGGTAACATTAAAGCACGATGACAAATTGCAGGATGGTTCTGAATGTTCTTTTCAG TGTGCTCTCCTTTACACCACCATCTATGGCCAAAGAAGAATCAGGGTTTCTACTTTATCTCTGCCTTGCACCACTGTGTTGGATAATCTGTTTCTATCAGCTGACTTGGATACCCAATTTACTTGCATCTTGAAGCAAG TGGCCAGTGAAGTTGCAACAGCTCCTCTTCCACAAATCCGAGAGCATGTGACAAACCATTGCATCAACATTCTACACTCTTATCGTAAATTTTGTGCCACTGTCTCTTCCTCATCACATCTTGTTCTTCCCGAGGCACTTAAAATTCTTCCTCTTTACACACTAG CTCTGGTTAAAAGCACTGGATTGCGAACTGATGGACTGATTGATAATAGGTCCTTCTGgattaattatgtttccccactgTCTGTTCCATTGGCTATCTCTTGGGTACACCCTAGATTGATAGCCATTCATAAATACAATATAGAG GAGGGCGAGGAATCTATTATTCCTCCTCCTATTCCACTTTCCAAGGAACAGATTAGTGACAACGGTATCTATCTTCTGGAGAATGGCGAGGACTGTTTAATTTATGTTGGAAACTCTGCAGATCCTGGTGTTATGCGTCAACTTCTGGGCATTTTATCTGTTGAAGAAGTTCCTGCACAG TTTGTTCTGCAGCAGTATGACAATCCACTCTCTAAGAAGCTCAATGATATCATTAATGATATTAGAAGCCAAAGGCGTAACTACCTCCG CTTAAAAATATGCAGAAAAGGAGATTCATCAG GTATGTTGTTTTTCTCCAACATGGTAGAAGACAAGACATCACTTGGGCTTGCATATGTAGACTTTCTGGTACATATCCATGGGCAAATTAAAAGCAAAATGGCATGA